The Sporichthyaceae bacterium genome has a window encoding:
- a CDS encoding integrase core domain-containing protein — TIDDLEIATLTWVDWYNHRRLHSSIGNVPPAEFEALYYANPESSRIVEMISN, encoded by the coding sequence AGACGATCGACGACCTGGAGATCGCGACCCTGACCTGGGTGGACTGGTACAACCACCGCCGCCTCCACAGCTCGATCGGAAACGTCCCACCGGCCGAATTCGAAGCACTCTATTATGCGAATCCCGAATCAAGTAGAATAGTGGAGATGATATCGAACTAG